The Saprospiraceae bacterium genome includes a window with the following:
- a CDS encoding D-2-hydroxyacid dehydrogenase — protein sequence MRILVNDGIEPIGKKLLNEAGFEVDTNKIEQADLPQKLNAYDAICVRSATKVRKELIDACPNLKAIGRGGVGLDNIDVDYARSKGIAVINTPAASSRSVAELAMAHMLSLSRFLYQSNRNMPATGDTAFNDLKKAYAKGSELEGKTLGIIGFGRIGQEMARVGLGLGMNIVAVDPYVSEANVKVGPDTLGFFTDIKTTDMDTLLGTSDYISLHIPSVGDPILGSKEFTKMKQGVFIVNASRGGTIDEDALLQALDSGNVSAAGLDVFDNEPTPRRDILSHPRISLTPHIGASTEEAQNKIGEELAQRLIAALKPF from the coding sequence ATGAGAATCCTTGTAAATGATGGTATCGAGCCCATTGGAAAAAAACTACTGAATGAAGCTGGTTTTGAAGTAGATACAAATAAAATAGAACAGGCTGATTTGCCCCAAAAACTCAATGCATATGACGCAATATGTGTAAGAAGTGCAACCAAAGTCCGCAAGGAATTGATAGATGCCTGCCCTAATCTTAAAGCGATCGGAAGAGGTGGGGTAGGACTTGACAATATAGATGTTGACTATGCCAGATCCAAAGGCATAGCAGTAATCAATACTCCTGCGGCATCATCCAGATCCGTTGCCGAGCTGGCCATGGCGCACATGCTTAGCCTTTCCCGATTTTTATATCAATCCAACAGAAATATGCCTGCAACAGGTGACACAGCATTCAATGATCTCAAAAAAGCATATGCTAAAGGATCAGAGCTGGAAGGCAAGACTTTGGGTATTATTGGTTTTGGGCGCATAGGACAGGAAATGGCAAGAGTGGGGCTTGGTCTGGGTATGAACATTGTAGCGGTAGATCCATACGTCAGCGAAGCAAATGTTAAAGTTGGGCCGGACACTTTGGGTTTCTTTACTGATATCAAAACAACTGATATGGATACCTTGCTTGGAACTTCAGACTACATATCACTCCATATCCCGTCTGTAGGAGATCCTATTTTGGGCTCAAAAGAATTTACTAAAATGAAACAAGGGGTGTTTATTGTCAATGCAAGCCGTGGAGGTACCATTGATGAGGACGCTTTACTTCAGGCTTTGGATTCCGGAAACGTATCAGCAGCCGGATTGGACGTTTTTGACAATGAGCCAACGCCTCGCAGAGATATTCTTTCACATCCGAGAATATCATTGACACCGCATATCGGAGCATCAACTGAAGAGGCTCAAAATAAAATTGGTGAAGAGCTGGCTCAAAGATTGATAGCAGCCCTAAAGCCATTCTGA
- a CDS encoding endonuclease/exonuclease/phosphatase family protein, whose translation MKKLGGIGSVVVAGFFIVMTSISVFLPSFTIAETMQDHLVHILFILLVSGIIGLIINSNLLLYTSFGCAATLALFLKSASNTELKNPEINDGDKFIVAHVNLSITDPKQIQTSLIGKHVDAISFQEYTPDWAEVMPEILDTAFRYSFQNVRMDLYGKMIVSKYPMIKNENILYDDVPNLDVEIEKNNKKYRLISTYMIPALDNASRQKAKAQFEVLEKELSHKPQKIIVLGEFNQVYWSGDILTFRNKTGLLNSRRNVNPSEFKMPYDHIFYSADMECFHFDELSDTERNHIGCIASFQIKKSKITRLQ comes from the coding sequence ATGAAAAAATTAGGTGGTATAGGAAGTGTAGTAGTAGCAGGTTTTTTTATAGTGATGACTTCTATTTCTGTATTTTTACCTTCATTTACCATAGCGGAAACCATGCAGGACCATTTGGTTCATATACTTTTTATATTACTTGTCTCTGGGATTATTGGTTTGATCATTAATAGCAACTTGCTTTTATATACCAGTTTTGGCTGCGCAGCTACCCTGGCATTGTTCTTAAAGAGTGCTTCCAATACTGAACTTAAAAATCCGGAAATCAATGACGGTGATAAATTTATAGTAGCGCATGTCAATCTTAGTATTACTGACCCTAAACAAATTCAAACATCTTTGATAGGTAAACACGTTGATGCTATTTCATTTCAGGAGTATACCCCGGATTGGGCAGAAGTGATGCCTGAAATCCTTGATACTGCTTTTAGATACAGTTTTCAAAACGTAAGGATGGATTTGTACGGCAAAATGATAGTATCAAAATACCCTATGATCAAAAATGAAAACATATTGTATGACGACGTTCCGAATCTGGATGTAGAAATAGAAAAGAATAACAAAAAATACAGGCTGATCTCGACATATATGATTCCGGCATTGGACAATGCATCCCGACAGAAAGCAAAAGCACAGTTTGAGGTTTTAGAAAAAGAATTGAGCCACAAACCTCAAAAAATCATCGTGCTCGGAGAATTTAATCAGGTGTACTGGTCCGGAGATATTTTGACATTTAGAAACAAGACAGGATTGCTCAACAGCAGGAGAAATGTCAATCCTTCTGAATTTAAAATGCCATACGATCATATCTTTTACTCGGCAGACATGGAGTGTTTTCACTTTGATGAATTGAGTGATACCGAACGAAACCATATCGGCTGCATTGCTTCATTCCAGATCAAAAAAAGTAAAATAACCAGACTTCAATAA
- a CDS encoding T9SS type A sorting domain-containing protein, with translation MKNLVLLILTTISVNTYGQKDTITTAVKNPLGIVNSDNYLFIAEADDNEITKIDLTIQNPIPVAIISGFSRPNFLTVVGNFLYFTEYYENRISKIDLTQTFPKPTIVVSGLNTPEYLKLNGNDLYFSEFNAGKISKIDITHSNPIPTTVISGLNTPYGLEINGNDLFYSEFSGNKISKIDITQVNPKPTIVINDISGPLGGMKIKGNKLYFFEYQSRKISMIDITSSTPTVKNIDVDVAGGDIEFIGNDMYISDFENNLILKYSNQIVSISNVINPSFEIFPNPSSDFISIKGVVEKMSGTIFNFSGVKIQEFTTHDNETLDISFLNPGTYFVVFTNGVASKFIKK, from the coding sequence ATGAAAAATTTAGTACTACTTATTTTGACGACGATTTCTGTTAACACTTATGGACAGAAAGACACAATTACAACCGCGGTAAAGAATCCTTTGGGTATTGTAAACAGCGATAATTACTTATTTATTGCAGAAGCAGATGATAACGAGATTACAAAAATCGATTTAACAATTCAAAATCCAATCCCTGTTGCAATTATTAGTGGATTCTCTAGGCCAAACTTTTTAACAGTAGTTGGAAACTTTTTATATTTCACAGAATATTACGAAAATAGAATTTCAAAAATTGATTTAACCCAAACCTTTCCGAAACCAACAATCGTAGTTTCAGGATTAAATACCCCAGAATACCTTAAACTAAACGGCAATGATTTATATTTTTCTGAATTTAATGCTGGAAAGATTAGTAAGATTGACATCACCCATTCTAATCCAATACCGACTACAGTAATTTCAGGGTTAAATACACCTTATGGCTTAGAAATTAACGGAAATGATCTATTCTATTCAGAGTTTAGTGGAAATAAGATTTCAAAAATTGATATAACTCAAGTTAATCCTAAACCCACTATTGTAATAAATGATATAAGTGGACCATTAGGTGGAATGAAAATAAAAGGAAACAAATTGTACTTTTTTGAGTATCAGAGCAGAAAAATTTCTATGATAGACATTACCTCTTCAACTCCGACCGTTAAGAATATTGACGTAGATGTTGCTGGGGGTGATATCGAATTTATAGGAAATGACATGTATATTTCTGATTTTGAAAATAATCTAATTCTTAAATATTCTAATCAAATAGTTTCAATTTCAAATGTAATAAATCCAAGCTTTGAAATCTTTCCAAATCCATCTAGTGATTTTATTTCAATAAAGGGTGTCGTTGAGAAAATGTCTGGTACAATATTTAATTTTTCAGGAGTTAAGATACAAGAATTTACTACCCATGATAATGAAACTTTAGATATAAGTTTCCTTAATCCAGGCACTTATTTCGTGGTTTTCACGAATGGAGTGGCAAGTAAATTTATAAAAAAATGA
- the htpG gene encoding molecular chaperone HtpG, protein MSKGNISVQAENIFPIIKKFLYSDHEIFLRELVSNAVDATTKIKTLALKGEVKGELGDTKIEIQVNKEAKTLHILDQGIGMTEDEVNKYLNQVAFSSAEEFLEKYKDDASIIGHFGLGFYSSFMVADKVEVITKSFRDDAGAVRWECDGNPEYTIEPHNRTERGTEIILHINEENVEYLEDSRIRELLNKYCKFLPVEIKFGTKTETTYEGEGDAKQEIKSEVDDIVNNPHPIWKKKPADLTDDDYKNFYRELHPFSQPPLFWIHLNIDYPFNLTGILYFPKLTNNFEVQKNKIQLYSNQVFITDDVKEIVPEFLMLLHGIIDSPDIPLNVSRSYLQSDANVKKINTYISKKVAEKLQSLFNADRKSFEEKWKETSTFVKYGMISDEKFNEKAISFALLKNLENEYFTLEEYKEKVKSNQTDKHNKIIYLYSNDTKAQHSYIKAAKDYGYDILEMDTIIDNHFMQHIEYKGNEVTFVRVDSDTPDQLVQKEETKESVLSQAEQDKVKDIFTNAIKNLGGGHIELKPLSPTDHPVTITKPEFMRRMKEMQALQGMDMNMFPDSHNVVINSNHPLVAEKLLKMKSDDKKADFANYLHDLALLNQNMLSGEHLSSFISRSLEFIK, encoded by the coding sequence ATGTCAAAAGGTAATATATCAGTACAAGCGGAAAATATTTTTCCCATCATTAAAAAATTTCTATACTCCGATCATGAGATTTTTCTCAGGGAGTTGGTGTCAAATGCAGTGGATGCCACCACCAAAATCAAAACACTGGCCTTAAAAGGAGAAGTGAAAGGTGAGTTGGGTGATACCAAAATCGAAATACAAGTCAATAAAGAAGCCAAAACACTCCATATACTTGACCAGGGTATAGGGATGACCGAAGATGAGGTGAACAAATACCTTAATCAGGTGGCTTTTTCTTCTGCGGAAGAATTTCTTGAAAAATACAAGGATGATGCCTCTATTATTGGCCATTTTGGACTCGGCTTTTATTCTTCTTTTATGGTGGCTGATAAGGTAGAAGTCATCACTAAGTCCTTTCGGGATGATGCCGGGGCTGTCAGATGGGAATGTGACGGAAATCCTGAATATACCATTGAGCCACATAACCGAACAGAAAGAGGCACAGAAATTATTCTTCACATCAATGAAGAAAATGTGGAATATCTTGAGGATAGCAGAATACGTGAATTGCTCAATAAGTACTGTAAGTTCCTGCCTGTAGAAATCAAGTTTGGCACAAAGACAGAAACAACTTATGAAGGAGAAGGAGACGCAAAGCAAGAGATTAAATCAGAAGTAGACGATATCGTCAACAATCCACATCCTATCTGGAAAAAGAAACCTGCCGATCTGACGGATGATGATTATAAAAATTTCTACAGAGAGCTACATCCTTTCAGCCAGCCGCCTTTATTCTGGATTCATCTGAATATAGATTATCCATTCAATCTGACAGGGATTTTATACTTTCCTAAACTTACAAATAATTTTGAAGTACAAAAAAATAAAATCCAATTGTACAGCAATCAGGTATTTATTACCGACGATGTGAAAGAAATCGTTCCTGAATTTCTTATGCTGTTACATGGCATTATCGATTCACCTGATATTCCGCTCAATGTATCGCGGTCATACCTTCAGTCAGACGCCAATGTCAAAAAAATAAATACATATATTTCAAAGAAAGTGGCTGAAAAACTTCAATCACTCTTTAACGCTGACAGAAAATCATTTGAAGAGAAATGGAAAGAAACCAGCACTTTCGTTAAGTATGGTATGATCTCTGATGAAAAATTCAACGAAAAGGCCATATCATTTGCCCTTTTGAAAAATTTGGAGAATGAATACTTTACGCTGGAAGAGTACAAAGAAAAAGTCAAAAGTAATCAGACTGATAAACACAACAAGATTATTTACCTTTATTCAAACGATACCAAGGCTCAGCATAGTTATATCAAAGCAGCCAAAGATTACGGATATGATATACTGGAAATGGACACCATAATCGACAATCATTTCATGCAGCACATTGAGTACAAAGGCAATGAAGTGACCTTTGTAAGAGTGGATTCAGACACACCTGACCAGTTGGTGCAAAAGGAAGAAACCAAAGAGTCTGTGTTGAGTCAGGCAGAACAGGATAAGGTAAAAGATATATTTACCAATGCCATAAAAAATCTGGGTGGCGGACATATCGAGTTAAAACCCTTATCGCCAACAGACCATCCTGTGACTATTACCAAACCTGAGTTTATGCGCAGGATGAAAGAAATGCAGGCACTCCAGGGTATGGATATGAATATGTTTCCGGATAGTCACAATGTGGTGATCAACTCAAATCATCCGCTGGTGGCCGAAAAATTATTGAAAATGAAGAGCGATGATAAAAAAGCGGACTTTGCCAATTACCTTCATGATCTCGCTTTACTCAATCAAAACATGCTCAGTGGCGAACATCTTTCATCATTTATAAGTAGAAGCCTGGAATTTATAAAATAG
- a CDS encoding GNAT family N-acetyltransferase, giving the protein MIRYSCKKFDDLSLVELYKIMKLRQEVFVVEQNCPYLDADDKDLYGYHVMGKNEKNAVVCCTRLLPEGVSYEGYISIGRVANGASVRGTGEGKNLMNYSIETIKKLYPGKPIKIGAQTYLKRFYENLGFQDMNQPYLEDGIPHIIMVMEV; this is encoded by the coding sequence ATGATCCGGTATAGTTGTAAAAAATTCGATGACCTCTCTCTGGTTGAGCTCTATAAAATTATGAAACTCAGGCAGGAAGTATTTGTAGTAGAACAGAACTGCCCTTATCTTGACGCTGACGATAAGGATCTGTATGGATATCATGTCATGGGCAAAAACGAAAAGAATGCTGTGGTATGTTGTACACGGTTATTGCCTGAAGGTGTTTCATATGAAGGCTATATTTCTATCGGCAGAGTGGCCAATGGTGCTTCTGTAAGGGGTACAGGAGAAGGTAAAAACCTTATGAACTATTCTATAGAAACGATAAAAAAGCTATATCCGGGCAAACCTATTAAAATCGGAGCTCAAACCTACTTAAAAAGATTTTACGAAAATCTGGGATTTCAGGATATGAACCAACCATATCTGGAGGATGGTATTCCGCATATTATTATGGTGATGGAAGTCTGA
- the crtI gene encoding phytoene desaturase yields the protein MKSVGIIGSGFSSLAAAACLAKEGLRVTVFEKNAELGGRARKFEASGFTFDMGPSWYWMPEVFEQFYNHFGHTTSDFYKLIRLDPSYEVVFGQNDRLTLPASYEALRQVFENIESGSAVLLDKFLEDAEYKYKVGMSEFVWKPGHSIMEFADIRVVQSLFKLQMLSSISKQIDALFKNEKLRNILKFPVLFLGATPEDTPALYSLMNYADLKLGTWYPSGGMYEVIDAFITICKKYGVVFRTNAAITSIGSSGNKAEMLITDTEAFSVDYIVSGADYHHTDQILLGAKDKNYTKKYWDNRVMAPSSLLFYLGLDTKITVLHHHTLFFDKDFKKHAHDIYKKPAWPDEPLFYMCTPSVTDPSVAPPDKENIFLLMPLAPDIEDNDTLREQYFNVMCDRINLIIGTDIRKHLLFKRSYCVEDFKNDYNAFRGNAYGLANTLSQTAFLKPKLKNKKLENFYYTGQLTTPGPGVPPSIISGQVVASEILKRIKS from the coding sequence TTGAAAAGTGTAGGAATCATAGGGTCTGGGTTTTCCAGCTTAGCAGCTGCGGCTTGTTTGGCCAAAGAAGGTCTCAGGGTGACTGTTTTTGAAAAAAACGCTGAACTTGGAGGAAGAGCAAGGAAATTTGAAGCATCGGGATTTACATTTGATATGGGTCCTTCATGGTATTGGATGCCGGAAGTATTTGAGCAATTTTACAACCATTTTGGTCATACCACATCTGATTTTTACAAACTTATCAGATTGGATCCATCCTATGAAGTGGTGTTTGGACAGAACGACAGACTAACATTACCTGCATCTTATGAAGCATTGAGACAGGTATTCGAAAACATAGAATCGGGTAGCGCCGTGCTGCTTGACAAGTTTTTGGAAGATGCCGAATATAAGTATAAAGTCGGTATGAGTGAATTTGTATGGAAACCCGGGCATTCTATAATGGAGTTTGCTGATATCAGGGTTGTGCAAAGCCTTTTCAAATTGCAGATGCTTTCTTCTATCTCGAAACAGATCGATGCATTGTTCAAAAACGAGAAATTGCGCAATATCCTGAAGTTTCCGGTATTGTTTCTTGGGGCAACACCAGAAGACACTCCGGCTCTTTACAGCCTTATGAACTATGCTGACCTTAAATTGGGTACTTGGTATCCATCAGGAGGCATGTATGAAGTCATAGATGCATTTATTACAATATGTAAAAAATACGGGGTTGTCTTTAGGACAAATGCTGCAATAACATCTATAGGTTCAAGCGGAAATAAAGCTGAAATGCTGATTACTGATACGGAGGCTTTTTCGGTTGATTACATTGTTTCAGGCGCTGATTATCACCATACAGACCAGATTTTATTAGGTGCGAAAGATAAAAATTACACTAAAAAGTATTGGGACAATAGGGTGATGGCGCCTAGTTCGCTTTTATTTTATTTAGGTTTGGATACTAAAATAACGGTATTGCATCATCATACATTGTTTTTTGATAAAGATTTTAAAAAACACGCACATGATATTTATAAAAAACCCGCATGGCCAGACGAACCCCTTTTCTATATGTGTACCCCTTCAGTCACAGATCCTTCAGTAGCACCTCCGGACAAAGAAAATATATTTTTGCTAATGCCGCTTGCACCGGATATTGAAGATAATGACACGTTGAGAGAACAGTATTTCAATGTAATGTGTGACAGAATCAATTTGATCATCGGAACAGATATCAGAAAGCACTTATTATTTAAGCGTTCCTATTGTGTTGAAGACTTCAAAAATGATTATAATGCTTTCAGGGGAAATGCTTATGGCTTGGCAAATACATTGAGTCAAACAGCATTTCTAAAGCCAAAGTTAAAAAATAAAAAGCTCGAAAATTTTTATTATACTGGTCAATTAACAACACCTGGTCCCGGAGTGCCTCCATCGATTATATCAGGTCAGGTTGTGGCAAGCGAAATTTTAAAAAGAATTAAATCATAA
- a CDS encoding phytoene/squalene synthase family protein produces the protein MDLFSQVSFECSKLITQRYSTSFSLGIRMFSKELREPIYAIYGFVRFADEIVDTFHDKDKAGLLSEFRKETFKAIDNQISLNPVLHSFQRVVNAYSIDPELIHAFLDSMEMDLDKTTYFDESEYKKYIFGSAEVVGLMCLKVFLGDNNEEYEKLKPFACALGSAFQKINFLRDMKSDYQERGRVYFPGINFKHFTENDKKAIEDDIQKEFSEAFCGIKQLPNSSRLGVYCAYKYYINLFYKIKGLPAAVVTERRIRVSDKRKLYLLTTSAFQNHFGML, from the coding sequence ATGGATTTGTTTTCACAAGTATCATTTGAATGCAGCAAATTAATTACCCAAAGATACAGCACGTCATTTTCTTTGGGGATCAGAATGTTTTCCAAGGAGCTGAGAGAACCCATTTATGCTATATATGGTTTTGTGCGGTTTGCAGATGAGATAGTCGATACTTTCCATGATAAAGATAAGGCAGGTTTACTTTCCGAATTTCGAAAGGAAACTTTCAAAGCTATAGATAACCAAATAAGCTTGAATCCTGTATTACATTCATTTCAGCGAGTTGTCAATGCTTATTCAATTGACCCGGAATTGATACACGCATTTTTAGACAGCATGGAGATGGATCTGGATAAAACCACCTACTTTGATGAATCAGAATACAAAAAATATATTTTTGGGTCGGCAGAAGTTGTGGGATTGATGTGTCTAAAAGTTTTTTTAGGTGACAATAATGAAGAATACGAGAAATTAAAGCCATTTGCTTGTGCTCTAGGTTCAGCTTTTCAGAAAATCAACTTTCTGCGTGATATGAAATCAGACTATCAAGAAAGAGGAAGGGTATATTTTCCGGGCATAAATTTTAAACATTTTACTGAAAATGATAAAAAAGCTATTGAAGATGATATTCAAAAAGAATTTTCTGAAGCATTCTGTGGCATTAAACAACTACCGAATTCATCCAGATTAGGAGTGTATTGTGCATACAAATATTATATCAATCTTTTTTATAAGATAAAAGGCCTACCTGCAGCGGTAGTTACAGAGCGACGGATCAGAGTCAGTGACAAAAGAAAATTGTATTTACTGACAACATCGGCATTTCAAAATCATTTCGGCATGTTATAG